From one Streptomyces spiramyceticus genomic stretch:
- a CDS encoding cold-shock protein translates to MATGIVKWFNDAKGFGFITPDEGGEDLYAHFSAINMPGFKSLKEGQLVSFDIVNGPKGKQASNIQSA, encoded by the coding sequence ATGGCGACCGGCATCGTGAAGTGGTTCAACGACGCGAAGGGGTTCGGTTTCATCACCCCGGACGAGGGGGGCGAGGACCTCTACGCCCACTTCTCCGCGATCAACATGCCAGGCTTCAAGTCCTTGAAGGAAGGGCAGCTGGTGTCATTCGACATTGTGAACGGCCCGAAGGGGAAGCAGGCATCCAACATCCAGTCCGCCTGA